The DNA sequence GAACACTCCACGCTTCACGCTCAAACCTTTGGTGGCGACGATTTCCCGCCACCGTTTCGTTCCGTTGTACCTGGTGGCCATGGGGATGGGCGCCGGGGTTCAGGCTGCCGAGGACGACAACAGCGTCCCGGCCGCCGCTGCGGTGGTCGCGCCGACCACGCAACTGCAACGGGTCGAAGTGACCGGTTCGGCGATCCGTCGGGTCGACGCGGAAACGGCGGTGCCGATCACCGTGCTCAAGGCTGAAGAGCTGCGCAAACAGGGCGTGACCACCACCGCCGAACTGGTGCAGCGCATCACCGGCAGCCAGTCGATCAACAACAGCGCGGGCTCGGTCGGCGCGGCCACCGGCGGCGCATCGTTCGCCGACATGCGCGGCATCGGCGCGAACAAGACGCTGGTGCTGCTCAACGGTCGCCGGCTGGCCAACAACGCCCTGTCGGGCACCAACTCGGCCGGCGGCGCGGTGGATCTGAACATGATCCCGTTTGCCGCGATCGAGCGCGTGGAAGTGCTGCGCGACGGCGCCTCGGCCCTGTATGGGACCGACGCCATCGGCGGCGTGATCAACTTCATCACCAAGAAATCCATGACCGACGGCCAGCTCACCCTCGGCGGCGAAACCCCGACCCACAGCGGCGGCGGTGCGACCAAGGACATGAGTGCCAGTTGGGGTTACGGCGACCTGGAGCAGGACCGCTTCAACGTGCTCGGCGTGTTCAACTACAACAAGCAGCAGAACCTCGACGCCAACGACCGCTCCTTCGCCCGCGACTACGTGCCCGGCCGTGGCCTGGACCAGACCTCCGGCACCGCGTTTCCCGGCAACTACAGCCAGAACGGCAACGCCACCAACCCGCTGGCCAACAGCAATTGCAACGGTCCCAACCTGGTGGCCCGCGACGGCCTCTGCCGCTTCAGCACCCGCGAATACATCGACCTGGTGCCGCAGACCGAGAAGACCTCGTTCTTCGGCAAGACCACCGGCAAACTGGCCGACGACCACAACGTCAACCTCGAATACTTCTGGTCGCGCAACAACAACGCCACCGCTGTCGGCCCGGCGCCATTGACCGGCCTGAGCCTGGATTCCTCCTCGCCCTACTACCCCGGCAACGGCATCACCCCGGCGCCCACCGGTTTCGCCCTCGACCCGACGCAACCGGTGGACGTGAACTGGCGCGAAACCGCCGCCGGCCCGCGCGAATCGAAAGACCAGAACACCAGCCAGCGCTTTCTGCTGAGCTTCGACGGTCTGGTCGGCGGCTGGGATTACAACGTCGGCGCCTCGTACAACCAGAACAAGATCGTCTCCAGCGTCACCAGCGGCTACGTCAGCGATCAGGCGATGATCGACGGTCTGGCCAGCGGCCTGCTCAACCCGTTCGGCCCGCAGACCAGCGCCGGTCAGCAGTACATCGACCAGGCCATGTACCACGGTGCCTATTCCACGGCGGTCGGGCGGGTCGCCGG is a window from the Pseudomonas gozinkensis genome containing:
- a CDS encoding TonB-dependent receptor, which encodes MLMNTPRFTLKPLVATISRHRFVPLYLVAMGMGAGVQAAEDDNSVPAAAAVVAPTTQLQRVEVTGSAIRRVDAETAVPITVLKAEELRKQGVTTTAELVQRITGSQSINNSAGSVGAATGGASFADMRGIGANKTLVLLNGRRLANNALSGTNSAGGAVDLNMIPFAAIERVEVLRDGASALYGTDAIGGVINFITKKSMTDGQLTLGGETPTHSGGGATKDMSASWGYGDLEQDRFNVLGVFNYNKQQNLDANDRSFARDYVPGRGLDQTSGTAFPGNYSQNGNATNPLANSNCNGPNLVARDGLCRFSTREYIDLVPQTEKTSFFGKTTGKLADDHNVNLEYFWSRNNNATAVGPAPLTGLSLDSSSPYYPGNGITPAPTGFALDPTQPVDVNWRETAAGPRESKDQNTSQRFLLSFDGLVGGWDYNVGASYNQNKIVSSVTSGYVSDQAMIDGLASGLLNPFGPQTSAGQQYIDQAMYHGAYSTAVGRVAGFDGRISREIGDWFGAGPSGLALGGEYRKEKFHQDFESFAGDIQSLGIDPAGSVEGDRSVKAAYAEINVPVLDSLELSAAVRHDKYSDFGSTTNPKYSFRYQPLKELVVRGAYSEGFRAPSLYELYSPRSITYTQGYYNDPVLCTGGVVQPGGNGGRDCGQQFLNQIGGNEDLAPEKARNVTLGFVYQPVSNLSVGLDFWWIHISNQIQPFPESTVFDQAGSYPDRFVRNADGTLNYIVTGNANLGIVETNGVDVSLDYRFPNTPYGQFGMGLQGTYVDEYDFQSTIKGPFTDKVGDFKGDGVIARWKHNLTGSWTFGAARAALTNRFTTGYNDYDRETNARVASYSVWDLSAGYTFDKVLDVDAGVKNLFDRDPPFSNQAYNFQSGYDPRYTDPLGRTLFARMTYHF